Proteins co-encoded in one Pseudarthrobacter chlorophenolicus A6 genomic window:
- a CDS encoding DUF805 domain-containing protein, with protein MSYPQYPNQQQQQAPSYQTGGEPPLWAPYYGATLPIAVKRFFKKYATFSGRASRSEYWWWTLVASVVGIVLNIIAGAGGSAGATVAANGTAVPGPGLVVGGILALLWFLAVIVPSLALLVRRLHDVNISGWLVLIILVPFLGALALFVISILPSNPAGQRFDHTAG; from the coding sequence ATGAGCTATCCGCAATACCCGAACCAGCAGCAGCAGCAGGCGCCTTCTTACCAGACAGGTGGAGAGCCGCCGTTGTGGGCGCCCTACTACGGAGCCACGCTGCCTATCGCTGTCAAGCGGTTCTTCAAGAAGTACGCCACCTTCTCGGGCCGGGCCAGCCGGAGCGAGTACTGGTGGTGGACACTGGTGGCGTCAGTCGTTGGCATTGTTTTGAACATCATTGCCGGTGCAGGCGGGTCGGCCGGGGCTACCGTCGCTGCGAATGGAACTGCCGTGCCCGGGCCGGGCTTAGTGGTCGGCGGGATCCTTGCACTTCTGTGGTTCCTTGCGGTGATCGTGCCCTCCCTGGCCCTCCTGGTCCGACGGCTCCACGACGTCAACATCAGCGGCTGGCTGGTGCTGATCATCCTTGTGCCGTTCCTGGGTGCACTGGCGCTCTTCGTCATATCAATCCTGCCGTCCAACCCGGCCGGACAGCGGTTCGACCATACCGCGGGCTGA